Proteins from one Juglans microcarpa x Juglans regia isolate MS1-56 chromosome 6S, Jm3101_v1.0, whole genome shotgun sequence genomic window:
- the LOC121237721 gene encoding uncharacterized protein LOC121237721, whose translation MTDSTSEGALVDKTPEAARNLIANMAANSQQFGTRLDLPSKHVNEVNISPLEQQIASLTSLVRQMVVGNMQTVKTCGICSVVGHPTDMCSTLQEEPIEQVNVAGGFLGQTQWKYDPYSSTYNLGRRDHPNLTYGNPQILVKAASASSKQEKEKNVVTDMNLPNDDDVPKHGLEVAISKHLEKENEELALSIDLQETVVAFNDFPKLQQSGSFPYIALPISNERHLPSVLQAPIPDLKPLPSYLKYMFLGDGGTLPVIISSKLSAPQEEKLVQVLKEHKTAIGWTIVDIKGISPSTCIHRILLEEEAKPSHQPQIRLNLHMMDVVKKEILKLLEVGLIYPILDSNWVSPVQLVPKKTGITIVKNHNDELVPILVQNGWLVCKDYRKLNVVTRKDHFPLPFIDQMLERLAGHS comes from the exons ATGACTGATTCTACTAGTGAAGGAGCTTTGGTGGATAAAACTCCTGAGGCCGCTAGAAacttgattgcaaatatggcgGCCAATTCTCAACAATTTGGCACTAGGCTTGACCTTCCATCTAAGCATGTTAATGAGGTAAATATTTCCCCCCTTGAACAACAAATTGCTAGTCTAACTTCTCTTGTTCGTCAAATGGTTGTAGGTAATATGCAAACGGTGAAGACTTGTGGGATTTGTTCGGTAGTAGGGCATCCAACCGATATGTGCTCAACTCTTCAAGAGGAGCCCATTGAGCAAGTGAATGTGGCGGGTGGTTTTCTTGGACAAACACAATGGAAGTATGATCCTTATTCGAGCACTTATAACCTGGGACGGAGGGATCACCCCAATCTTACCTATGGGAATCCACAA ATTCTAGTAAAGGCAGCATCAGCATCATCGAAgcaagaaaaggagaaaaacgtTGTCACAGACATGAACCTTCCCAATGACGATGACGTACCTAAGC ATGGATTGGAAGTTGCCATTAGTAAGCATcttgagaaagagaatgaggagtTAGCCTTGAGTATTGATTTGCAGGAAACCGTTGTAGCATTCAATGATTTTCCAAAGTTACAGCAATCAGGTAGCTTTCCTTATATTGCATTACCAATTTCTAACGAGAGGCATTTACCCTCTGTTTTACAGGCCCCCATTCCAGATTTGAAGCCTCTCCCCAGTTACCTCAAGTACATGTTCCTTGGAGACGGAGGAACTTTACCAGTGATCATCTCGAGTAAACTTAGTGCACCGCAAGAAGAAAAGCTTGTGCAGGTCCTTAAGGAGCATAAGACGGCTATTGGTTGGACAATTGTAGATATTAAAGGAATTAGCCCATCTACATGCATACATCGTATCTTACTTGAAGAGGAAGCAAAACCTTCCCATCAACCGCAAATAAGATTGAACCTGCACATGATGGATGTAGTGAAGAAGGAGatcctcaaacttcttgaagttggACTGATTTATCCTATTTTAGATAGCAATTGGGTTAGCCCGGTTCAATTGGTTCCTAAAAAGACTGGAATAACTATTGTAAAAAATCACAATGATGAGTTAGTTCCTATCCTTGTTCAAAATGGGTGGTTGGTTTGTAaagattatagaaaattaaatgttGTAACCCGCAAGGACCACTTCCCCttaccttttattgatcaaatgcttgaAAGGTTAGCTGGTCATTCTTAG